GGTGTGGCGTTCGAAGACCTTGTGCTGCTCGGCGGCGCTCAGCCGGCCGTAGAGCGGGACCACCTCGGTGTTGCGCAGGTCCTTCCTGGTCAGCGCGTCGGCGGTGTCCCGGATCTCCCGCTCGCCGGACATGAAGACCAGGATGTCGCCGTCGGTGGGCAGCTCGTCGACGGCCGCCGCGATGCCCTCGATCTGGTCGATCGGCTCCTCGCGGACCTCATCATCGTCCTCGTCGATCAGGGTGGTGGTGACCAGCGGGCGGTAGCGGACCTCGACCGGGTACGTCCGGCCGGACACCTCGATCACCGGGGCCGGTTTGCCCTCGGCGTCCGCGAAGTGCTCGGCGAACCGCTGCGTCTCGATGGTCGCCGAGGTGATCACGATCTTGAGGTCGGGCCGTTTCGGCAGCAGGTCGCGCAGGTAGCCGAGGATGAAGTCGATGTTGAGGCTGCGCTCGTGCGCCTCGTCGATGATCAGCGTGTCGTATCGCCGGAGCATCCGGTCGGTCTGGATCTCGGCCAGCAGGATACCGTCGGTCATCACCTTGACCAGGGTGTCCTCGCCGACCTGGTCGGTGAACCGCACCTTGTAACCGACCGTCGAGCCGAGCGGCCGGTCCAGCTCCTCGGCGATCCGCTCGGCCACCGTCCGGGCGGCGATCCGCCGCGGCTGGGTGTGGCCGATCTGCCCGCGCACGCCGCGACCCAGCTCCAGGCAGATCTTCGGCAGCTGGGTGGTCTTGCCCGAGCCGGTCTCGCCGGCGACCACGACGACCTGGTGGTCGCGGATCGCCGCGGCGATGTCGTCCTTGCGGGCGCTGACCGGCAGCGCCTCGGGATAGCTGATCGGCGGGACCGCGCCGAGCCGCGTCTCGAGTCTGAGCCGGGCCCTCTCGACCTCGGCGGCGATCTCGGCGAGGGCGGCGGACCGGGCGTCGTCGTCGCGGATCCGACGCGTTCCGTCGAGGCGGCGCCGCAGCCGGTGTTCGTCACGGGGAAGGAGCTCGGAGATCCGGCTGCGTAGTTCAGAAATCGACATGGCGGGCCAAGGATAGGCGCAACCGGCGCGAAACGCCTGGTGATTAACGCCGCCCTGGCGGCCGGCCACCGGTCTCAGCTACCCGGGCTCTTCTGCGGGTTCGCGGCCAGCCACTGGTCGATGGTGTCGTTCCGGATCGCGGCGAACATCGCCGGGGCCTTCCGCGCGTCCAGCCGCACCGCGGTGCCGGCCGGCGTGCGCAGGCCGGCCGACGAGTACGGCACCGTCGCGTAGGTGATGTTCGGTTGTACATCCGGCCGAAGTCGCCACCGGGCACCTCGTAGCGCTGGCGCATGAACGGTCAGCTTGCGTACCGTGGTCGCGGTCAGCTTGGCCCCGCCGAAGCTCGGCGAACGGCGACCGGGCCTGGTTTCCCGTGCACACGTGCAGAATGCCGCCCAACCGGTCGGAGCCCCCCGTCAAGATCATCGCGCTCCGGCGCGATAGCGCAGGTCACTCGCCCTCGTCGTCGACAGTGCCGTCCGGATGCGCGGCCAGCCACTGGTCGATGGTGTCGTTCCGGACCGCGGCGAACATCTCCGCCGCCGCCCTCGTGTCCAGCTGCACCGCGCTGCCGGCCGCCGTCCTCAGGTCCGCCCGGGTGTACGGCACCGTCGCGAACGTGATGTCCGCCGGCCGGATGTCGCGCACCGCCAGGACCAGGTCCCGCAGGTTCAGGCTCTGGTCGACGGTCAGCGAGTCGGCGGCGATGCCGAGCAACTCGTCCAGCCGCAGCGGCTTGAACAGCAGCTTGTTCGCGGCCACCTTGGCGATCACCGCCTTGACCACCAGCTGCTGGTTGCGGATCCGGCCGAAGTCGCCGCCGGGCACGTTGTAGCGCTGGCGCATGAACTCCTCGGCGATCGCCCCGTCCATGTCGTGGCAGCCCCGCTTCCACTCCCGGTCGCTGAAGGTGCTCTTCACGTCGTACGGCACGCAGACGTTCACCCCGTCCACCGCGTCGACCAGGTCGTGGATGCTGGCGAAGTTCGCGATCATGGCGCCGTCCAGCGGTACGCCGGTCAGCTCGCGTACCGTGGTGGCGGTCAGCGCCGCCCCGCCGAACGCGTACGCCGCATTGATCTTGTTCTTGCCGCCCTTCCAACTGCCACCGGCCGGCACCTCGACGTAGCTGTCCCGCGGGATCGAGATGATCGTGGCACGGCTGCGGTCCCTGGCGATGTGCACCAGCATGATGGTGTCCGACCGCTCGCCGATCGGGCTGCTCCCGCCGGGCTCGGTGGCCCGCGAGTCGGAGCCGAGCAGCAGCAGGTTCAGCGCGCCCGACTCCCAGTTCTGCTTGCTCCGCGCGGCCTCACCGGCCGGCGCCGAGGGCAGCAGCGCGGCCCGGTCCACCTGATTCTCGTAGTGGCTGACCAGCACGTAACCACCGGCGGTCAGGCCGCCGATCAGGAACACCAGCAGCACCGAGAGCACGATCAGGGCCTTCTGCCAGCCCGCCCGCCGGCCGAACCACCCGCGCCGTTTCGCGGTCCCGGTCTCCTGAAGATCTGCATTCACGCGCCTCACTGTGCGGATGCCGTGCCCACCGGTCAAGGTGGAGAGACCCGTTTCTCCGGAGCACCCTGGCTCGATATCCCGGATGACGGGATCGGACAACCGAATCGAGGCCGAGGGTGATCGTTGTCGCTGAGGACCACGAGGACATCCGCTACGTGCTCAAACGCTCGCTGGAGCGGGCCGGTCACCGGGTCGTGGTGACGGCTGACGGAGCGGCCGCGCTGGCCGCGATCCGGGAGCACCGGCCGGACCTGGTGGTGACCGATGTCGACATGCCGCGGATGACCGGTCTGGACCTGTGCCGGGCGATCCGCGCCGACGACGACCTGCGGCACATCCCGGTGGTGGTGGCCAGCGGGTCGCTGATGCCCGGCGACGCCCAGGCCAGCGACGCGGGCGCGTCAGCGACGCTGCTGAAGCCGTTCGTCCCGGCCCAGCTGCTGGCCCTGGTCGCCACCCTGCTCCCGCAGACCACCCCGGACAACGGCTGACCGCAGGATCAGGACCGATTTCCGGTACGCCGGGAGCGGCCCCGGTCAATCCTGACGCTGATGATCCGGCACCGGGGCTCGCAGCCGCGCCGCCGCGGGGTCGTGCGCGGACGGCGCGGACGACGGCAGCGCCGACAGTCCGGGCAGCCGGCTGTCCAGGATGGCCGCCCGTTCCGCGAGCGCCCGATCCAGGGCGGCGCGCACCTTGGCGTCGTCCTCTTCCGCCGGTTCCTTCGGGATGTGCTTCATCTCCGCCTCCTCGGTAGTGTCCGGCGGGCGGGTGCCGGCGAACCGTGTCCCCCCGCCGTCGTCGTTCTCCGCCTCGATCTCGCCGCCGGGCCGCTCCACGATCCGGGCCCGGGCGCGGCCGATGGCCGGGTGGACCAGCCAGGCGAGCGCCGCGGTGAGGACCAGGCCGCCGGCCAGCACGACGCCCGGCAGGTGGCCGCCCGCGCCGGGCAGCCGGGCCGAGTCGGCGCGCAGGACGAGCAGCCACGTGTGGTCCGCGACCGGGACCGGTAGTTCCCGGCTCAGGTCCGGGTCGCCGCCCGCCCGCACCTCGGCGACCGTGGCCCGGCCGCCGTCGCCGTCGACGGCCACCAGGCTGCCGCCGACCGGGCCCTGGCCGGCCGCGGTGAGCACGACGCTCAAAAAGTCGCCGCCGCGCAGGCCGAGCACCACCCAGCCACGGAAGACCGGATCGTTGGCCCGGGTCCAGATCGGTGCGGCGAAGAGGAACGACTGCTGCCCCCGCCCGACCGGCGGGTCCCGGTCGGGCAGCGGCAGGTAGGCGCCGGAGACGGTGCCGCGCATCGTCTGCCGGGCGGTCGCCAGGGCGGCCGCGGGCGGGGCCACCGCGGCCAGGTCGGCGCCGGCCACGCCCCATCCGGCCGCCTCCTCGGTCAGCTCCCGGCTGAAGATCGGGAAGTAGTGCTCGTCGCGCCCGCCCGCCGGCCGCAGGGTCAGTCCCTCCGCCCCCCGCGAGCGCCAGTACGCCTCGGCGGCCGGCACCCCGGCGGTGCGCACCGGCACCACGTAGGCGACGGTCACCGCCCCGGGCAGCCCGGCGGCCTCCAGCGGCGCGCTCGCCCGGTCGAAGTCGTCCCAGCTCGGGTCGTCGCCGGCGGCCAGTCCGGCGGCGACCGTGTCGAGCAGGGTGCGGTAGTGGCCGGTCTCGGCGCGCACCGCGGCGACCGCCATCCGGGCGCGCTGGTCCATCACCCGGCGGCTGTTCTCCCGCTGGGCGGCGCGCAGCCCGGCCACCGTCAGCAACGTGACCAGCAGGCCAGCGAGCACGACCGCGGCGGCCAGCGCCGGGCGGGTGTAGCGGCTCCGTCCCTCCACCATAAGGAGCGTAAGCCGCAAAACGCCCCCGCCGACCGGACTTCGGTCAACGGGGGCGCCGGCACCGCGAATTACTTCCAGGTGTCGTACTGGTAGAGGTTGTAGGCCGCCATG
This window of the Actinoplanes oblitus genome carries:
- a CDS encoding LCP family protein is translated as MNADLQETGTAKRRGWFGRRAGWQKALIVLSVLLVFLIGGLTAGGYVLVSHYENQVDRAALLPSAPAGEAARSKQNWESGALNLLLLGSDSRATEPGGSSPIGERSDTIMLVHIARDRSRATIISIPRDSYVEVPAGGSWKGGKNKINAAYAFGGAALTATTVRELTGVPLDGAMIANFASIHDLVDAVDGVNVCVPYDVKSTFSDREWKRGCHDMDGAIAEEFMRQRYNVPGGDFGRIRNQQLVVKAVIAKVAANKLLFKPLRLDELLGIAADSLTVDQSLNLRDLVLAVRDIRPADITFATVPYTRADLRTAAGSAVQLDTRAAAEMFAAVRNDTIDQWLAAHPDGTVDDEGE
- a CDS encoding response regulator, yielding MIVVAEDHEDIRYVLKRSLERAGHRVVVTADGAAALAAIREHRPDLVVTDVDMPRMTGLDLCRAIRADDDLRHIPVVVASGSLMPGDAQASDAGASATLLKPFVPAQLLALVATLLPQTTPDNG
- a CDS encoding CHASE domain-containing protein; this translates as MEGRSRYTRPALAAAVVLAGLLVTLLTVAGLRAAQRENSRRVMDQRARMAVAAVRAETGHYRTLLDTVAAGLAAGDDPSWDDFDRASAPLEAAGLPGAVTVAYVVPVRTAGVPAAEAYWRSRGAEGLTLRPAGGRDEHYFPIFSRELTEEAAGWGVAGADLAAVAPPAAALATARQTMRGTVSGAYLPLPDRDPPVGRGQQSFLFAAPIWTRANDPVFRGWVVLGLRGGDFLSVVLTAAGQGPVGGSLVAVDGDGGRATVAEVRAGGDPDLSRELPVPVADHTWLLVLRADSARLPGAGGHLPGVVLAGGLVLTAALAWLVHPAIGRARARIVERPGGEIEAENDDGGGTRFAGTRPPDTTEEAEMKHIPKEPAEEDDAKVRAALDRALAERAAILDSRLPGLSALPSSAPSAHDPAAARLRAPVPDHQRQD